One Verrucomicrobiota bacterium DNA window includes the following coding sequences:
- a CDS encoding pyruvate carboxylase codes for MSSSPTSTHSESRKTLKLLVANRSEIAIRVFRAGTELGLRTLAIFAQEDRLSVHRFKADEAYLVGAGKGPVAAYLDIPGIVALAKEKGVDLIHPGYGFLSENAEFARACAEAGITFVGPRPELLEKMGDKTAARTLAQKLNIPILAGTELPVTTKTEALQIAREIGFPLIIKAAFGGGGRGMRVVHRSSDLENLLEEAQAEAGRAFGNPAVFLEKYIARAKHIEVQVLGDKHGNVLHLHERDCSVQRRHQKVVEIAPSVGLDDHVRQELCSAAARIAKEIGYDNAGTVEFLYDLDHHDWYFIEMNPRIQVEHTVTEIITGIDLVRAQILIAQGHSLFSPEIGMPSQDEIPRMGCAIQCRVTTEDPENKFTPDYGRILTYRSAGGFGVRLDGGMGYAGSVITPFYDSLLVKISASGQTFEMALARMDRALREFRIRGVKTNIPFLENLIANGTFRSGRATTTLIDTTPELFSFKPRRDRATKLLTFLGDVVVNGNPHAKAHRPSGPSVFIPPLSFDPKQQPPEGSRQKLLALGPKKFAEWVLKEKRLLITDTTFRDAHQSLMATRVRSYDMLAAAGAMARRAPELFSLEMWGGATFDTAMRFLREDPWQRLRALREKIPNICFQMLFRGSNAVGYSNYPDNVVAGFVRHAAEAGMDIFRIFDSLNYLPNLEVAMEAVQDTHAICEAAVCYTGDILDSRRSKYGLKYYVKLAKELKKMGAHMIAIKDMAGLCRPYAAHLLVKTLKAEVGLPIHFHTHDTSGVNAASVLKAAEAGVDVVDLAIASMSGSTSQPNLNSIVAALQNTKRDTGLDLEALNEFSEYWEQVRDLYRPFDTAPRTGSAEVYLHEMPGGQYTNLKEQAASMGLGNRWPEIARTYAEVNALFGDIVKVTPSSKVVGDMTMFLITRGIQPQDVLNLEPGVTPFPASVVDMLRGGLGQPLNGWPKALQKVVLGEEKPLKGRPGHNLPDCNLKKELEALSAKLRREAGTDDLYSHLMYPEVHAEYARFEKEFGDVSVLPSTAYFYGLKQGEEISAELEPGKTLFIRLINVGSPDKEGKRTVTFELNGMTREAHVADKTVKPSVKARAKADPANSREVGAPIPGIMTSVNVSVGHKVARGQKLFTMEAMKMQTTLYAPVDGAVEEIFVQVGESVESKDLLLRLRV; via the coding sequence ATGAGCTCATCGCCCACTTCAACACATTCGGAATCGCGCAAAACTTTGAAATTACTGGTCGCCAACCGGAGCGAAATCGCGATCCGTGTTTTCAGAGCCGGCACTGAGCTCGGCCTGCGAACCCTTGCGATCTTTGCCCAGGAAGATCGTCTGAGCGTGCATCGATTCAAGGCGGATGAAGCCTACCTCGTGGGGGCCGGGAAAGGGCCGGTGGCAGCCTACCTCGATATCCCCGGAATCGTGGCCTTGGCCAAGGAAAAAGGGGTCGACCTCATCCATCCAGGATACGGTTTTCTCTCGGAGAACGCGGAGTTTGCCCGGGCTTGCGCGGAAGCGGGCATTACATTCGTGGGACCGCGTCCGGAACTTCTGGAAAAGATGGGGGACAAGACGGCCGCGCGCACGCTGGCCCAAAAGCTGAATATTCCGATCCTTGCCGGCACGGAGTTGCCAGTCACGACGAAGACTGAAGCACTCCAAATCGCGCGGGAAATCGGTTTTCCATTGATCATCAAAGCAGCCTTCGGCGGAGGAGGACGAGGCATGCGGGTGGTGCATCGGAGCTCGGATCTGGAGAACTTGCTGGAGGAAGCTCAAGCCGAAGCCGGTCGGGCCTTCGGCAATCCAGCCGTGTTTCTGGAAAAGTACATCGCCCGGGCGAAGCACATCGAAGTGCAAGTGCTAGGCGACAAACACGGCAATGTTCTGCACCTGCACGAGCGAGACTGCTCGGTTCAGCGCCGCCATCAAAAGGTGGTCGAGATCGCCCCGAGCGTGGGATTGGACGATCATGTGCGGCAGGAATTGTGTTCGGCCGCGGCCCGGATCGCGAAGGAAATCGGTTACGACAATGCGGGCACCGTGGAGTTTCTCTACGACTTGGACCATCACGATTGGTATTTCATCGAGATGAATCCCCGGATTCAGGTCGAGCACACGGTGACCGAAATCATCACCGGAATCGATCTGGTTCGAGCTCAGATCCTGATCGCCCAAGGGCACAGTCTTTTCAGCCCGGAAATCGGAATGCCGTCGCAGGATGAGATCCCGCGAATGGGGTGCGCCATCCAGTGCCGTGTGACAACGGAGGATCCGGAGAACAAGTTTACGCCCGATTACGGGAGGATTCTCACCTATCGCAGCGCGGGCGGTTTTGGCGTTCGCCTGGACGGAGGCATGGGCTACGCGGGATCGGTGATCACCCCGTTCTACGACTCGTTGCTCGTGAAAATCAGCGCTTCCGGGCAGACCTTCGAGATGGCATTGGCGCGGATGGATCGAGCGTTGCGGGAATTTCGAATCCGCGGGGTCAAGACCAACATCCCGTTCCTGGAGAACCTGATCGCGAACGGCACGTTTCGATCCGGCCGCGCCACGACGACGCTCATCGACACGACCCCAGAGCTCTTCTCCTTCAAGCCAAGAAGAGACCGCGCCACCAAGCTGCTCACTTTCCTGGGTGACGTGGTGGTCAACGGCAATCCGCACGCCAAGGCTCACCGGCCCTCGGGTCCTTCGGTGTTCATTCCGCCTTTGAGTTTCGATCCGAAGCAGCAGCCGCCGGAGGGGTCGCGGCAGAAGCTGCTCGCCCTGGGACCCAAGAAATTTGCGGAATGGGTGCTGAAAGAGAAGCGCCTGTTGATCACGGACACGACCTTCCGGGACGCTCATCAATCCCTTATGGCGACCCGGGTCCGCAGCTACGACATGCTGGCGGCGGCCGGCGCGATGGCGAGGCGAGCCCCCGAACTCTTCAGCCTGGAAATGTGGGGAGGGGCGACTTTTGACACCGCGATGCGATTCTTACGGGAAGATCCGTGGCAGCGGTTGCGGGCGCTCCGGGAGAAAATACCGAACATCTGCTTTCAGATGCTGTTTCGAGGGTCGAACGCGGTAGGTTACTCCAATTACCCGGACAACGTGGTGGCGGGGTTCGTGCGCCACGCCGCGGAGGCGGGGATGGATATCTTCCGCATTTTTGATTCGCTGAATTATCTGCCCAACCTCGAAGTCGCCATGGAAGCCGTGCAAGACACGCACGCGATTTGCGAGGCGGCGGTGTGCTATACGGGAGACATTCTCGATTCGCGCCGTTCCAAGTACGGGCTGAAGTACTACGTGAAGCTGGCCAAGGAGTTGAAAAAGATGGGCGCGCACATGATCGCCATCAAGGACATGGCCGGCCTCTGTCGGCCGTATGCCGCGCACCTGTTGGTGAAAACCTTGAAAGCGGAAGTGGGGCTGCCCATCCATTTCCACACCCACGACACGAGCGGTGTCAACGCCGCCAGCGTGCTGAAGGCGGCGGAGGCCGGGGTGGACGTGGTGGATTTGGCGATTGCTTCCATGAGCGGCAGCACGAGCCAGCCGAATTTGAATTCCATCGTCGCCGCGCTGCAGAACACGAAGCGGGATACGGGACTGGATTTGGAAGCGTTGAACGAGTTTTCCGAATACTGGGAACAGGTGCGAGATCTCTACCGTCCCTTCGATACCGCGCCGAGGACCGGAAGCGCGGAAGTGTATCTCCACGAAATGCCTGGCGGCCAATACACCAACCTCAAGGAGCAAGCGGCCTCGATGGGACTCGGCAATCGGTGGCCCGAGATTGCGCGCACTTACGCGGAGGTCAACGCGCTTTTCGGGGATATCGTCAAAGTCACCCCGAGCAGCAAAGTGGTTGGCGACATGACGATGTTTCTGATCACGCGAGGCATCCAACCTCAGGACGTGCTCAATCTTGAACCCGGAGTGACTCCTTTCCCGGCCAGCGTGGTGGACATGCTGCGGGGTGGATTGGGCCAACCGCTCAACGGGTGGCCAAAGGCCTTGCAGAAAGTCGTGCTGGGCGAGGAAAAGCCGCTCAAAGGCCGCCCCGGCCATAACCTCCCCGATTGCAACTTGAAGAAGGAACTGGAAGCACTGAGCGCAAAATTGAGGCGCGAAGCCGGGACGGATGACCTCTACAGCCACCTCATGTATCCGGAGGTGCATGCCGAATACGCCCGTTTCGAAAAAGAATTCGGAGACGTCAGTGTTCTTCCCAGCACCGCCTATTTTTACGGCCTCAAACAGGGCGAGGAAATCAGCGCCGAGTTGGAGCCGGGCAAAACGCTGTTCATCCGGCTCATCAACGTGGGTTCTCCCGACAAGGAGGGAAAACGAACGGTCACGTTCGAACTGAACGGCATGACACGGGAAGCCCACGTGGCCGACAAAACGGTCAAACCGAGTGTAAAAGCCCGGGCCAAAGCGGATCCGGCAAACTCCCGCGAAGTCGGCGCGCCTATTCCAGGCATCATGACGAGCGTGAACGTCAGCGTAGGGCACAAGGTGGCCCGCGGACAAAAGCTTTTCACCATGGAAGCGATGAAAATGCAGACGACCCTTTACGCTCCCGTCGATGGCGCGGTGGAGGAAATCTTCGTGCAGGTGGGCGAATCGGTGGAGAGCAAAGATCTGCTGCTGCGACTGCGGGTTTGA
- a CDS encoding sulfatase — protein MHPLFRLLLILLSALPLVAQSAPASRPNILFIMSDDHASHAISAYGSRINRTPHIDRLAREGMLFRNCFVVNSICSPSRAAILTGKYSHKNGVPAFNRFDGSQPHVARYLRDAGYQTALIGKWHLGSEPTAFDHWIVLPGQGAYHNPVLLDSSGRRNFQGYVSDVITDLAVEFLTRRDAGKPFFMMVHHKAPHRPWEPSARHASLYEDVEIPEPETLRDDYATRTDAARQARMTIADDLTRRDLKLAPPRGLSGPDLQRWLNATPKEVIAKVNGTEQVLSGESLRKWKYQRYIKDYLRCVASVDDSVGRLLEQLDRLGLSHNTLVVYTSDQGFFLGDHGWYDKRFMYEESLRMPFLVRWPQTINAGSTQNSMALNVDFAPTFMEIAGLVVPGDIQGRSLLPLLKGRTPQSWRKEMYYRYYHDPGDHNTRAHYGLRTETHKLIHFWKLDQWECYDLRQDPKELRNLAGLPEHRKLVDRLKVRLAQAKKAVDDRDEYAHELPAAGVAGQSFPKAPTR, from the coding sequence ATGCATCCCCTGTTCCGCCTCCTCCTGATCCTGCTCTCGGCGTTGCCTCTCGTCGCTCAGTCCGCTCCGGCATCGCGTCCCAACATCTTGTTCATCATGTCGGATGATCATGCGTCGCATGCCATCAGCGCCTATGGCAGCCGCATCAACCGGACGCCGCACATCGACCGACTGGCTCGGGAAGGCATGTTGTTTCGGAATTGCTTCGTAGTGAACTCCATTTGCTCGCCCAGTCGGGCGGCTATTCTGACCGGAAAATACAGCCACAAGAACGGCGTGCCCGCCTTTAACCGGTTCGACGGTTCCCAGCCTCATGTAGCCCGATATCTGCGGGACGCCGGCTACCAAACCGCCCTGATCGGCAAATGGCACCTGGGCAGCGAGCCCACCGCTTTCGATCACTGGATCGTGCTCCCCGGACAGGGCGCCTATCACAATCCCGTTCTGCTCGATTCCTCCGGACGCAGGAATTTTCAAGGATACGTCTCGGATGTCATCACGGATCTCGCGGTTGAGTTTCTTACCCGCCGTGATGCCGGCAAACCCTTCTTCATGATGGTGCATCACAAAGCCCCGCATCGGCCGTGGGAGCCCAGCGCGCGCCACGCTTCCCTGTACGAAGATGTTGAGATTCCCGAACCAGAAACGTTGCGCGACGACTACGCCACCCGCACCGACGCGGCACGCCAAGCCCGGATGACCATCGCGGACGATCTGACCCGGCGGGACTTGAAGCTGGCCCCTCCCCGCGGACTTTCGGGTCCGGATTTGCAGCGGTGGCTCAATGCCACTCCCAAGGAAGTCATTGCGAAGGTCAACGGCACGGAACAAGTCCTCTCCGGCGAATCTCTTCGAAAATGGAAATATCAGCGCTACATCAAAGATTACTTGCGCTGCGTCGCCTCCGTGGACGACAGCGTGGGACGCTTGCTCGAACAATTGGATCGCCTCGGCTTGAGTCACAATACCCTGGTGGTCTACACGAGCGATCAGGGTTTCTTTCTGGGCGATCATGGCTGGTACGACAAGCGCTTCATGTACGAGGAATCCCTGCGCATGCCGTTCCTCGTGCGCTGGCCCCAAACCATTAATGCGGGTTCCACTCAGAATTCCATGGCCCTCAACGTCGATTTCGCCCCGACGTTCATGGAAATCGCCGGACTGGTCGTGCCCGGCGACATCCAGGGACGCAGTCTCCTCCCCCTGCTCAAGGGCCGGACGCCTCAATCATGGCGCAAGGAAATGTACTACCGTTATTATCACGATCCCGGAGATCACAATACGCGAGCCCATTACGGCCTGAGGACCGAGACCCACAAGCTGATCCACTTTTGGAAGCTGGACCAGTGGGAATGCTACGATCTTCGGCAGGATCCAAAGGAGTTGCGCAACCTGGCCGGGCTTCCCGAACATCGAAAACTCGTCGACCGACTCAAAGTCCGGCTGGCTCAAGCGAAGAAGGCTGTGGATGACCGCGACGAGTATGCGCACGAACTCCCGGCTGCGGGGGTGGCCGGCCAATCCTTTCCAAAGGCACCGACGCGATAG